The nucleotide window ACAATAATATCCTTGATTACGCTGGTTGCTTCTTCTGCTGCGAATTTGTAAGCTACCATTGCCCGTGGTGCTTTGCCGACCACGCCAAGCCGCTCAAATTCCTTCTTGTCATCGAGGACCACAACCACGCCATCGGTTTGATATGGCAGATTTTCTCGATCTTTGTCCCACTTTTCGAGAAATTCTTCAACTTCTTTAATGTCCTTACAATGTTTATTGTTTTTATTGACCTTAAATCCGAAACAGCCGGCAAGCTCGTGCTCTTCGTGGTGATATTGTAAACCCAATTTTGTTGGAACGGCATAAACCAAGAAATCCAAATCGCGAGCTGCTGTCACTTTTGGATCAAGCTGACGCACGGAACCGGCCGCAATATTTCGTGGATTGGCATATGGCGCCAAACCATCCTGAATTCTATCCTCATTTAGTTTTTCAAAATCAGCTTTAGAGAGAAATACTTCTCCGCGAACTTCAAATTTTCTATGAGTTGACGCGTCCTCTCCCCGCTTGCAAAGATAGTCACTCGGCTTCCCGTATTCCGATAATTTTAGTGGAATACTATCGACGGTCCTTAGGTTCTGCGTTACATCTTCGCCGACAGTGCCATCTCCACGGGTTGCGCCACGAGTCAAAATTCCATTCTCGTAAATCAAAGATACTGCCAGCCCATCCATCTTAAGCTCGACAAAATATCCGCCGGATTCTATTGCTTTTCGCGCTCCCTGTTTGACCAAACGTTCTTCCCATTTACGAAGTTCGGCAAAATCAAAGACATCATTTATAGATAGCATTCTCGTTTCATGGCGTACTTTTTCAAATTTTTTTGCAGGCTCCGCTCCCACTCTCTGCGTCGGCGAATCGGGAGTGATTAAATCAGGATATTCTTCTTCGTTTTTTTCAAGCTCACGAAAAAGAGAGTCATAAACTGCATCCGATACGCTTGGCGCATCGAGAACATAATATTTATATCGATGGAGATCGAGCTCTTTTTTGAGTGTCTCTATTCGCTTTTTTGCTTCATCTTCTTTCATAACTCAAAAGTTTGACCCCAAGCCAATGTTATAACCTCTATTCCTGAATTTTCCATAGCTATTTGAAAATCTTTAACTTTAACAGGAAAAACCGAGTTGTCATAATGAATAGGTATTACATTTTTTGGCATTAATTTTTTCAACTCTGATTTAGCTTGAGAGATGTCCATAACGACTTTGCCACAGATTGGAGCAGCAATGATTTCCGCTTTGGCAGTCGGGTCTAGTACAACTGTGTCGCCCGGATCATAAAAAGTTTTTTTGGTATCGTTTTCCACAATCAAAAATCCACTAACAACCGGCGGCCTGTTACCATTCGGCAATGGCCCATGCTTTGAGATGCTTCCTCGAATTTTGAAGCCATCAAATTCCCAATCGATACCATCACCTATTACTTTAGCATTAACGTCTGGATAATCGTTAGCAATAATCCCTACTACACTACTTGTAGATAATATTTTAAGGCCACTATTATTTTGAATAATTTCTTTGATATTTTCGTAATCAAAGTGATCTGGGTGTTCATGAGTAACTACTAATAAATCGATTTCGTCGAAGCTATTGGGAGACAGCTTTTCATCTTCAAATACAAACTTTCCCGGATCAACAAGGATTCGGCTATGTGAAGTTTCTATTAATAAGCAAGATTGGGCATGTTTTGTTATCTTCATAGCCGTATTATACGCTCATCTTGTTAAGCGCAGCAATTCTTTCTGAAATCGGCGGATGGGTGGAAAATATTTTTTGAAAATACGATTCTTTCTTTCCAAACGGATCAGAAATATAAAGATGAGCGGTGGCACCGGAAACTTTTCGCATTGGGCGTGAATATCCGCCAATCTTTTTTAATGCTCCCGCCAAACCTTCGGGATAACGGGTCAGAAGTGCTCCGGATGAGTCGGCCAAGAATTCCCGTTTTCTCGAAATTGCCAGCTGAATTAACGTTGCCGCAATCGGAGCCAAGATTGCTGCCACAAGAGCCACTATTAAGAGAATCGCCTGAAGCTGTCCATCACCCCCCGAATCACGATTTCTCCCCCCAAAACCAAACCATCGCGAACGCAGAAACAAGTCTGATAATAAGGTAATGACACCAACCAAAACGACGACAATCATCATAAGGCGTGTGTCATAATTGCCAACATGCGATAATTCGTGCGCAATCACACCTTCCAATTCGTTTTTATCAAGGATATCCAAAAGTCCTGTAGTTACTGCCAAAGACGCATGTTTAGGATCCCGACCAGTGGCAAAAGCATTCGGTGCATCGTCGGAAATGATATAAATCTCCGGCATCGGAAGGCCCGCTGTAATGGTAAGATTTTCAACAATGCGAAATAATGGCTCATTGCTTTTGCGATTAAGCTTTTGCGCCCCAGATATTGATAATGCAATTTTGTCACCAGAAAAATAACTCAAAAGCCCTTGAATTAAGGCTATCACAATCGCGAAGTACAGAATAACCGGCGAGTTGAAAGCATAAGAAAAAACAAAACCAAGAGCAATGACAATAACAACGAAGAATAACAAAAGTATTCCCGACCTCCATTTATTGGTATCGATGTTTTGATAGATTGTCATTACGACCTAAAAAATTATGTGTTCAATTTTTTTGCCAACAACAGGAAGAGGTTTGATTTGGCCTTTTAGGGCTGCAATTATTCCAAGAATCATAACTACAAGGTTGAAAAGTGCCAAAATCGGGCCGAGAACCCAACCTATCAGCGGGATAGCC belongs to Patescibacteria group bacterium and includes:
- a CDS encoding M48 family metallopeptidase, with amino-acid sequence MTIYQNIDTNKWRSGILLLFFVVIVIALGFVFSYAFNSPVILYFAIVIALIQGLLSYFSGDKIALSISGAQKLNRKSNEPLFRIVENLTITAGLPMPEIYIISDDAPNAFATGRDPKHASLAVTTGLLDILDKNELEGVIAHELSHVGNYDTRLMMIVVVLVGVITLLSDLFLRSRWFGFGGRNRDSGGDGQLQAILLIVALVAAILAPIAATLIQLAISRKREFLADSSGALLTRYPEGLAGALKKIGGYSRPMRKVSGATAHLYISDPFGKKESYFQKIFSTHPPISERIAALNKMSV
- a CDS encoding MBL fold metallo-hydrolase, which translates into the protein MKITKHAQSCLLIETSHSRILVDPGKFVFEDEKLSPNSFDEIDLLVVTHEHPDHFDYENIKEIIQNNSGLKILSTSSVVGIIANDYPDVNAKVIGDGIDWEFDGFKIRGSISKHGPLPNGNRPPVVSGFLIVENDTKKTFYDPGDTVVLDPTAKAEIIAAPICGKVVMDISQAKSELKKLMPKNVIPIHYDNSVFPVKVKDFQIAMENSGIEVITLAWGQTFEL
- the ligA gene encoding NAD-dependent DNA ligase LigA; translation: MKEDEAKKRIETLKKELDLHRYKYYVLDAPSVSDAVYDSLFRELEKNEEEYPDLITPDSPTQRVGAEPAKKFEKVRHETRMLSINDVFDFAELRKWEERLVKQGARKAIESGGYFVELKMDGLAVSLIYENGILTRGATRGDGTVGEDVTQNLRTVDSIPLKLSEYGKPSDYLCKRGEDASTHRKFEVRGEVFLSKADFEKLNEDRIQDGLAPYANPRNIAAGSVRQLDPKVTAARDLDFLVYAVPTKLGLQYHHEEHELAGCFGFKVNKNNKHCKDIKEVEEFLEKWDKDRENLPYQTDGVVVVLDDKKEFERLGVVGKAPRAMVAYKFAAEEATSVIKDIIVNVGRTGKLTPVAVMNPTLVAGSTVSRATLHNEDEIRRKDIRIGDTVIIHKAGDVIPEVVAPIKNMRTGKEKTFHMPKECPVCGGKVERRQGEVDYYCADKNCVVRERRQLEFFVSKNALDIDGLGPKIIEQLISEGLIKDPADLFELSEGDLKPLERFAEKSAGNLVEAIEKSKKISLERFLYALGIRHIGSETAVDVASQFGTLDAIMSAPKEKFDSMYGVGEKVADSIYKYFQDERNINLIKKLTKLGVEIAPYHSPVRSKKLDGKSFVVTGTLETMTRDDAHKKIVQFGGKVSSSVTSKTDFLVAGEDPGSKLDKARRLGIKVISEKDFLEILK